One Schistocerca cancellata isolate TAMUIC-IGC-003103 chromosome 1, iqSchCanc2.1, whole genome shotgun sequence genomic region harbors:
- the LOC126189918 gene encoding 52 kDa repressor of the inhibitor of the protein kinase-like: protein MVFTIGSVCSEIKFSNNRKKTSQLSFFKFPKDPERSRKWLVNSRQEDLMKKDPVYLCDNIRFCSLHFEQNQFMNADNNKFVWNAVPALFDIPNKPSQLTMKRKLSQRFDSFYCHFKSYEDKFGSLVICSENVCLFLRDCENQMASVFDEHFTRKTVVNYM, encoded by the exons atggtttttaccatcgggagcgtttgtagcgaaATAAAgttcagcaacaacaggaagaagacatcaCAGCTATCTTTTTTtaagtttcctaaggatcctgagag gagcagaaaatggctagttaatagcagacaagaagaccttatgaagaaagacccagtttacctgtgtgataatattaggttttgttcgctacattttgaacaaaaccagttcatgaacgcagataATAACAaattcgtgtggaatgcagtacccgcactgtttgacattccaaataagccatctcaactgacgatgaagaggaaactttcACAAAGATTTGACAGTTTTTATTGTCATTTCAAAAGTTATGAAGACAAATTTGGAAGCTTGGTTATTTGCAgtgaaaatgtttgtttatttttgaggGATTGTGAAAATCAGATGGCTTCAGTTTTTGATGAACATTTCACAAGAAAAACTGTGGTGAATTATATGTGA